Below is a window of Ahaetulla prasina isolate Xishuangbanna chromosome 1, ASM2864084v1, whole genome shotgun sequence DNA.
ttgttttttaaaaatacttgataaataaataaaatactgcagATTTATCTTGTTTTTCTGTTTGCTTGATCATTTTAGAGAAGACTTCTAGGAAATTCTGTGTGCATCTGCATATGTATGACACAGAACATAGGAACATACTTAAAAACCACGGGCTGTTCAGGTAATGGGTGCCAACTGGCGGATGGACACAAGCAATTTTTTTGTAATTGTGTGATTATGCTTACTTATATTTTTGTATGGATGTCCAAACACTTGTATGCATAAGTGTACCCTAAAGTAGCATATTCATTCCAACATACGACATTGACAGgtagaaaataaatattattttgtgaAAACAAAAGAAATCCATGGGTGTATAGATAGATAGTTCTGAGGTTTACTTTTGGAAGAAGTGAATAAAAGTAAGAATTCTGagacatttgtattttttttaacttgctcATTTGTAAATagcagatttctctctctctttcttgttctttgaGCTATGAAAGAATCTGAAATTCTCACCTTCTCAGTTATTAGCATTATAGCTGGTTTTCTTTCAGATACAATCGCTCTGCATTGCTGATAAATTTGTTCTTATAGCATGACAACATGCTATAAAGGAGAAACTCCTTAGGTTTGGAACAGGAGTGACctaatttttttctgttaaaactAATACtataataaaacatataatcattttaaaatagggatgtgtaatgcattttgctttaaaaaaggcTCTTGAAGTAAAATACTTTTGTGGatgttcccccctctcccccttttttGTTCAGGCACCCCAGCACAATGCTAGATTAGAAGTGTATTAGTACTGCTACCCAATATTTGGgattaccattttttaaaaaaagtttgggcTGTACTCTGCAAACATACTTTCCCTCCacaattctttttatttcttaatctgtatttgaattcctgatttcctttattttccttttttgcagCCGAACCTATTGAAGCCATTCTTACAGATGATGAACCAGATCATGGTACCTTGGGAGCTCCAGAAGGCGACCACGACCTCCTTACTTGTGGCCAGTGTCAGATGAACTTCCCTTTGGGggatattcttatttttattgagcACAAACGGAAACAATGCAATGGCACTCTTTGCCTAGAGAAGGCTGTGGATAAGCCCCGTTCACCCTCGCCAAGCGAGCTGCGAAAAACTTCCAATCCTGTGGAGGTTGGCATCCAGGTCACACCTGAGGATGACGATTGTTTGTCAACGTCATCTAGAGGAATTTGCCCCAAGCAGGAACATATAGCAGGTAAATCAAAgtgatggggggaggggaggcaggaaTGGCATGCTTACAGGCTGGACATTGAAATTttgttgtttgtaaaaaaaatgttttctgacaTTTCATTTTACCAATTCATGAATTAAaattccattatttctatttataGTAAGTATGCACACCTCCAATTCTTTCAGTTATCTAAAGAAGCGTAAAACTCATGGCATACCATAGAATATGGTATTTCTAGCTGCTCTCTTTCACATCTTTCATGTTCTACACAATTTTTGACACTGGGTTGCCAAATTGTGCTCACCCAAAGAAGAGGATGCAGAAGAGAAATGGCTTTCCCCCAtctgcagctttttaaaaagtttcactGTTTCCTCCCTTTATACTTACCTTACAAAAATGCCTTCACAGCGAATTTAATTCCATATCATACTTTACCATTATTTTTTAACCTAGGTCATAGTTTTATGatattaggaaacaaataaaatattatggaCAGATGGATATCCCTATCTTTGCAGTGAATGTTCATGAGTGTAGATTTGATTGGCTCTTGTTTTCTGTCATATGTTCCTAGTGTATGTCTTTGCTCTTTAGCATTCATAGATTTATTGCAGGAAGCAGGTACAATCCCACCACAATCATAAAAGCAAGTTCCTTATGAAGTGTAAAGCATCTATGTCCACCTGTTACTCTTGCTTAGTTCTTATTCTGGTTCTTAGGATGGAAAGGACCCTAGAAAGTGTCATCCTACAATGCCTTTTAAGTCATACAAAAATAAGCTTTACTTCTCAGAAGAATCCTTTCTCTCAAATTTCAAAGTTGATCGAACTAATGTGTAAAATGGAAACAAAACCAAAATCTGGGTAGCTTTTCCTCCCCCAATTTTTATACAAGTCTTATATAGGTCATTGAAGGGCATCAAAGCCTCCTGGGAATGCAGTATACCTGCTGCAGAGTTTAGAGTTCTGCTATTCTTGGTGCATGATGGAATTGGTTGTgtagcctttttatttttatttttaatcataattttctgCAGACTGTGGTGTAAATGTAAAAGAGGAGTTAACACCCTCCGAGGTCCATTTTGTCTGTCATTGCATGGACTGTAATTAAAGGCAGCCCCTTGGTGAAGTGACACGGCTGACCTTGACTTTCAGATGCCATTTTCATTGCCCAGGCCAGAGTAGAGAGGGCAGTTTCCAAGGTGTGTAGGTTTGCTTATATAAAAAATTTAAGACCATGTTAGAAATTTCTAAAGGTTGGCTTGACAGGGAAGGAGGTTGCTGTCTGCAATCTTGCCTTTTCAGCTGAATGATAAATCCTCCCTCCCAAATACTGTCTGTTATCTCTGATGTGCTTTTGACAGATATTTTCTTCTATGGCTTTCTGCTGCCACATGTCACCTATATGAATGTCCAAGGCAGATACACTTTTTGGACAATGGCAACAACCTCAActtgtaattaaaaataatataaaattaaattatggatGTCATaagcatcatcatcaacaacaaaaaacaaacggGTGGGCCGCATACTGCCTAcatgtgtgtatgttttttataaaggaagtgaAAGGATGTTTGAAGTTAATGCAGATGTGGAGAGGTCTGTTAATACTGCTAGACTATAAAGAATTGTGTTTGGTGTCATAATCCAGATGGCAAACAAAACTGCTTTCTTTTGGTTTTTGTGTGTGCTACCAAAATTGACATAGATCGGATGAGGGTAAGGAAAGGCCAGAATGGTTAGCATAAAGTATCACTTGTGCTATTGTTTTAATAGCCTCAGGGATGCTGTGGTATTACGAGACACTGTATGTAAGTCACATGCTGCCTTGTATTTAATCCTCCCTCCCCAAATGATCTCAATAACAAGGCAATTCACAAGCTACCTCAGTCGGCATGGTCCTGTCAGTGTTGTTGGATCTGCAGCTGAATAAGTGGACTAAAACTAGCTTTTACTTGTCAGCTGATGGAAGTGATGAATATTTATCTTGCCTctttcaaaatgaaataattaagttaattatatgtgtatttatacacagagagaaagatgatCGGTAGGTAGGTAGTAGCCTTGATATAATTGGAACAAATCAAAtttaacttcattttttaaatacttgCTTTGGCAATTTTGTATTTTGTGTGGTTTTATAATTCAGGTTTAGCCAGATGACTTTACATGGTTTGTGTCAATTGATTTTGTGGTAGATTTTAATTTTGCTGGTAGAAGTTACCTACTGTATTTGCAAATACATACACTTCATAAATGTAGTGGTAAATTAAGTAATTTTGTTggtgaaaaaaaagcaaaagctcTAAACGTGATTGTTGAGCTCAAAATATCCAGCACTTTAAtctgcaatagaatagaacagaacagaatagaatagaattctttattggccaagtgtgattagacacaaaaggaatttgtttctgggacataagctctcaatgtacatacaataGTGATAAGCAACAAAGTTGTAGTCATAAGAAAGTAAGGAGATAGATAATAGGGAAAATGAGAATAATGATGGTAATACTGCCTTTTTATGCATTTTATTAGTTTTGAATTTGGATCAGATATTCTTTTGATACTGAATTGCTTGGAAACACATAATCTTAGTATCTTTATCATATAAAAGTGGAAATTTCTCTTATAtatccataattttaaaatttgttgTCCTAGTAGAAGTATATCAGTGCTGCACTCTTATCAAGTTATCagcaattttaaatctttttaattccttttatatatttgtgttgcttgttattaaaaaaaatactttttacctCCTGAATTTTAGATAGCTTTTTATACAAGCATGACATTACATGCCTATATAGAGAGAGTATTGGCCAGCTTCCCTTCTTTGAGCTTGAGCAGTCAGTATCTATGTTAGAAATTATAGTAAATTTCTTGCATAACTCCTTTTAGAATTACAGTGCAGAAGCAACATTGCCATTGATCCAAATTTTTAATCACATTTAGAAATTATTTGTTCCTCCCAGTCACTTAGATAAATTCAGGAGTAATTTTATGCTATTATAAAATAGCAAATATATGTTACCTGAGCATATGATTGGAAATGTATATATAAGTGATGTGGGGGGGGGACTGGAACACAGCTATCTTACTTGTAGCATGTATTTTAAGCTATTGTAACTGTCATGTGCTACTCACATTCTGAACATGAAGGAGGATGTTCGTTTAGTCAGAGCTTTCAAGGAAGGTTTTCTGATCTTCTGTGTACTGAAGGCATGTTAAATCGCCAAATATGGGACATCCCTTCTGTGACATAAtgcactatttacatattaaacatctctatttcaaagactAAACACAGCATCTGTCAAGCAAGAATTAAGGGGGAGGATGAGCTAAAAAGCCCGCTCTGTAGTTATTAGATAGGTTGCTTAATCTAAGATG
It encodes the following:
- the BCL11A gene encoding B-cell lymphoma/leukemia 11A isoform X7; amino-acid sequence: MTQNIGTYLKTTGCSAEPIEAILTDDEPDHGTLGAPEGDHDLLTCGQCQMNFPLGDILIFIEHKRKQCNGTLCLEKAVDKPRSPSPSELRKTSNPVEVGIQVTPEDDDCLSTSSRGICPKQEHIAGKDEPSSYTCTTCKQPFNSAWFLLQHAQNTHGLRIYLESEHGSPLTPRVGVAPRELPMCGKFRMEAQGRLNSERI
- the BCL11A gene encoding B-cell lymphoma/leukemia 11A isoform X8, whose amino-acid sequence is MSRRKQGKPQHLSKREFSPEPIEAILTDDEPDHGTLGAPEGDHDLLTCGQCQMNFPLGDILIFIEHKRKQCNGTLCLEKAVDKPRSPSPSELRKTSNPVEVGIQVTPEDDDCLSTSSRGICPKQEHIAGKDEPSSYTCTTCKQPFNSAWFLLQHAQNTHGLRIYLESEHGSPLTPRVSHSLPVGVAPRELPMCGKFRMEAQGRLNSERI